The following coding sequences lie in one Apium graveolens cultivar Ventura chromosome 3, ASM990537v1, whole genome shotgun sequence genomic window:
- the LOC141712343 gene encoding UDP-glucuronate:xylan alpha-glucuronosyltransferase 1-like isoform X2 → METRQRTIEDVYKRRSQRSKVKDIEKPFQIPIHEKTTKWKMQPLKLILIIILVAVFVTILYSPTVCHPEQISDSISRLIWGGSDPRYVSHEDVDWNDISSAIKEISNRNDIQGVGILNFNSTENSIWKQYLPKAEHINLHLDYAVENVTWDSLYPEWIDEEQEDEVPSCPSLPKLEVPRRRLDLIVVKLPCKNEGNWSRDVARLHLQLAAAGLAASAKGYYQVQLLFITKCFPLPNLFSCKELAVRRGNVWIYKPNLNVLREKVQLPVGSCELSLALKPRDGDYSQNVKREAYATILHSAEVYVCGAIAAAQSIRMAGSTRDLVILVDENISEYHISGLELAGWKVRTIKRIRNPKAEKDAYNEWNYSKFRLWQLTDYDKIIFIDADLLILKNIDFLFSMPEISATGNNGTLFNSGVMVLEPSNCTFQLLMDHINEFESYNGGDQGYLNEVFTWWHRIPKHINFLKHIWIGDDEATKQKKTQLFGADPPALYVIHYLGQKPWLCFRDYDCNWNWDLLREFASDVAHARWWKVHDAMPEQLQQFCLLQSRQKAQLEWHRRQAEKEKFTDGHWKIKVNDPRLKKCIDKLCSWKNMLKHWGETNWTDDQYLAPSPPALKKVSFSPL, encoded by the exons ATGGAAACTAGGCAGCGGACCAT TGAGGATGTATACAAAAGAAGGTCACAAAGAAGCAAAGTCAAAGATATTGAGAAGCCCTTTCAGATTCCTATCCATGAGAAGACGACAAAATGGAAGATGCAACCATTGAAACTTATTCTAATTATCATTCTAGTTGCTGTTTTTGTTACAATTCTATATTCACCCACAGTCTGCCATCCTGAACAAATATCAGATTCTATTTCAAG GTTGATATGGGGTGGATCCGATCCTAGATATGTGTCTCATGAAGATGTTGACTGGAATGATATTTCAAGTGCCATTAAGGAAATATCTAACAGGAATGATATTCAAGGAGTTGGGATATTAAACTTTAATAGTACTGAAAATAGCATCTGGAAGCAGTATCTCCCCAAGGCCGAACATATTAACCTGCATTTAGACTATGCTGTAGAAAATGTGACATGGGATTCCTTATACCCTGAGTGGATTGACGAAGAACAAGAAGATGAAGTTCCGAGTTGCCCTTCTTTGCCAAAACTTGAAGTGCCTAGAAGAAGACTTGATCTTATTGTTGTTAAGCTACCTTGTAAAAATGAGGGTAATTGGTCGAGAGACGTGGCTAGATTGCACTTGCAGCTTGCAGCTGCTGGTCTAGCAGCCTCCGCGAAAGGCTATTACCAAGTGCAATTACTTTTTATCACCAAGTGTTTTCCCTTGCCAAATCTGTTTTCCTGCAAGGAACTTGCTGTACGGAGGGGCAATGTTTGGATCTACAAGCCAAACTTGAATGTTCTGAGGGAGAAGGTCCAACTCCCAGTTGGATCTTGTGAACTGTCACTTGCGCTCAAACCTAGAG ATGGAGATTACTCGCAGAATGTCAAAAGAGAAGCATATGCAACAATCCTGCATTCTGCTGAGGTGTATGTTTGTGGAGCAATAGCTGCAGCACAGAGCATCCGAATGGCAGGGTCAACTCGCGACCTTGTGATACTTGTAGATGAAAATATAAGTGAGTACCATATAAGTGGACTAGAGTTAGCAGGTTGGAAAGTTCGAACAATAAAGAGAATAAGAAATCCAAAAGCTGAGAAAGATGCCTATAATGAATGGAATTATAGCAAGTTTCGACTATGGCAACTTACAGACTACGACAAAATCATATTTATCGATGCTGATCTGCTTATACTAAAAAACATTGACTTCTTATTCAGTATGCCAGAGATTTCAGCAACAGGAAATAATGGCACACTTTTCAACTCTGGTGTCATGGTCCTAGAGCCATCGAACTGCACATTCCAGCTTCTGATGGATCACATTAATGAGTTTGAGTCCTACAATGGTGGTGACCAAGGCTACTTGAATGAAGTATTTACATGGTGGCATCGTATTCCAAAGCACATTAATTTCTTGAAGCATATTTGGATTGGTGATGACGAGGCAACCAAGCAAAAGAAAACACAGCTTTTTGGCGCTGACCCCCCTGCTCTTTATGTAATCCATTATCTAGGACAGAAACCGTGGTTGTGCTTCCGGGACTACGATTGTAACTGGAATTGGGACCTTTTACGAGAGTTTGCAAGTGATGTTGCTCATGCAAGGTGGTGGAAAGTGCACGATGCGATGCCAGAGCAGTTACAGCAGTTTTGCCTACTGCAGTCTAGGCAGAAGGCACAACTGGAGTGGCATAGGAGGCAAGCTGAGAAGGAAAAATTCACAGACGGTCATTGGAAAATTAAGGTGAATGATCCACGTCTAAAGAAATGCATCGACAAGTTGTGTTCTTGGAAAAACATGTTGAAACACTGGGGTGAGACAAATTGGACAGATGACCAATACCTTGCTCCTTCCCCACCAGCCCTGAAGAAAGTATCTTTCTCTCCCTTGTGA
- the LOC141712343 gene encoding UDP-glucuronate:xylan alpha-glucuronosyltransferase 1-like isoform X1, protein METRQRTIEDVYKRRSQRSKVKDIEKPFQIPIHEKTTKWKMQPLKLILIIILVAVFVTILYSPTVCHPEQISDSISRTHFVNRLIWGGSDPRYVSHEDVDWNDISSAIKEISNRNDIQGVGILNFNSTENSIWKQYLPKAEHINLHLDYAVENVTWDSLYPEWIDEEQEDEVPSCPSLPKLEVPRRRLDLIVVKLPCKNEGNWSRDVARLHLQLAAAGLAASAKGYYQVQLLFITKCFPLPNLFSCKELAVRRGNVWIYKPNLNVLREKVQLPVGSCELSLALKPRDGDYSQNVKREAYATILHSAEVYVCGAIAAAQSIRMAGSTRDLVILVDENISEYHISGLELAGWKVRTIKRIRNPKAEKDAYNEWNYSKFRLWQLTDYDKIIFIDADLLILKNIDFLFSMPEISATGNNGTLFNSGVMVLEPSNCTFQLLMDHINEFESYNGGDQGYLNEVFTWWHRIPKHINFLKHIWIGDDEATKQKKTQLFGADPPALYVIHYLGQKPWLCFRDYDCNWNWDLLREFASDVAHARWWKVHDAMPEQLQQFCLLQSRQKAQLEWHRRQAEKEKFTDGHWKIKVNDPRLKKCIDKLCSWKNMLKHWGETNWTDDQYLAPSPPALKKVSFSPL, encoded by the exons ATGGAAACTAGGCAGCGGACCAT TGAGGATGTATACAAAAGAAGGTCACAAAGAAGCAAAGTCAAAGATATTGAGAAGCCCTTTCAGATTCCTATCCATGAGAAGACGACAAAATGGAAGATGCAACCATTGAAACTTATTCTAATTATCATTCTAGTTGCTGTTTTTGTTACAATTCTATATTCACCCACAGTCTGCCATCCTGAACAAATATCAGATTCTATTTCAAG GACACATTTTGTGAACAGGTTGATATGGGGTGGATCCGATCCTAGATATGTGTCTCATGAAGATGTTGACTGGAATGATATTTCAAGTGCCATTAAGGAAATATCTAACAGGAATGATATTCAAGGAGTTGGGATATTAAACTTTAATAGTACTGAAAATAGCATCTGGAAGCAGTATCTCCCCAAGGCCGAACATATTAACCTGCATTTAGACTATGCTGTAGAAAATGTGACATGGGATTCCTTATACCCTGAGTGGATTGACGAAGAACAAGAAGATGAAGTTCCGAGTTGCCCTTCTTTGCCAAAACTTGAAGTGCCTAGAAGAAGACTTGATCTTATTGTTGTTAAGCTACCTTGTAAAAATGAGGGTAATTGGTCGAGAGACGTGGCTAGATTGCACTTGCAGCTTGCAGCTGCTGGTCTAGCAGCCTCCGCGAAAGGCTATTACCAAGTGCAATTACTTTTTATCACCAAGTGTTTTCCCTTGCCAAATCTGTTTTCCTGCAAGGAACTTGCTGTACGGAGGGGCAATGTTTGGATCTACAAGCCAAACTTGAATGTTCTGAGGGAGAAGGTCCAACTCCCAGTTGGATCTTGTGAACTGTCACTTGCGCTCAAACCTAGAG ATGGAGATTACTCGCAGAATGTCAAAAGAGAAGCATATGCAACAATCCTGCATTCTGCTGAGGTGTATGTTTGTGGAGCAATAGCTGCAGCACAGAGCATCCGAATGGCAGGGTCAACTCGCGACCTTGTGATACTTGTAGATGAAAATATAAGTGAGTACCATATAAGTGGACTAGAGTTAGCAGGTTGGAAAGTTCGAACAATAAAGAGAATAAGAAATCCAAAAGCTGAGAAAGATGCCTATAATGAATGGAATTATAGCAAGTTTCGACTATGGCAACTTACAGACTACGACAAAATCATATTTATCGATGCTGATCTGCTTATACTAAAAAACATTGACTTCTTATTCAGTATGCCAGAGATTTCAGCAACAGGAAATAATGGCACACTTTTCAACTCTGGTGTCATGGTCCTAGAGCCATCGAACTGCACATTCCAGCTTCTGATGGATCACATTAATGAGTTTGAGTCCTACAATGGTGGTGACCAAGGCTACTTGAATGAAGTATTTACATGGTGGCATCGTATTCCAAAGCACATTAATTTCTTGAAGCATATTTGGATTGGTGATGACGAGGCAACCAAGCAAAAGAAAACACAGCTTTTTGGCGCTGACCCCCCTGCTCTTTATGTAATCCATTATCTAGGACAGAAACCGTGGTTGTGCTTCCGGGACTACGATTGTAACTGGAATTGGGACCTTTTACGAGAGTTTGCAAGTGATGTTGCTCATGCAAGGTGGTGGAAAGTGCACGATGCGATGCCAGAGCAGTTACAGCAGTTTTGCCTACTGCAGTCTAGGCAGAAGGCACAACTGGAGTGGCATAGGAGGCAAGCTGAGAAGGAAAAATTCACAGACGGTCATTGGAAAATTAAGGTGAATGATCCACGTCTAAAGAAATGCATCGACAAGTTGTGTTCTTGGAAAAACATGTTGAAACACTGGGGTGAGACAAATTGGACAGATGACCAATACCTTGCTCCTTCCCCACCAGCCCTGAAGAAAGTATCTTTCTCTCCCTTGTGA